From a single Vibrio toranzoniae genomic region:
- a CDS encoding response regulator, with the protein MNHDYAKTVSILLVEDDDIDAIGIQRSLKSLNLLNPIHRARDGLEALEVLRNDAVARPFIVLLDLNMPRMNGLEYLSAVRSDTSLSDIVVFVLTTSQLDEEISAAYKKNIAGYIVKSSSNQDYKQLIRFLENYWNLVELPKC; encoded by the coding sequence ATGAATCATGATTACGCGAAAACCGTCAGTATTCTTTTAGTTGAAGACGATGATATTGATGCCATTGGCATTCAACGTTCATTGAAGTCATTGAATTTGCTCAACCCAATACATCGAGCGCGTGATGGATTGGAAGCATTGGAAGTACTTAGAAACGATGCCGTTGCTCGGCCTTTTATTGTGCTTTTGGATTTAAACATGCCGAGAATGAATGGATTGGAGTATTTGTCGGCCGTGCGGTCGGATACGAGTTTGAGTGACATCGTGGTTTTTGTGCTTACGACCTCCCAACTTGATGAAGAGATATCTGCAGCCTACAAGAAAAATATTGCGGGTTATATTGTGAAGTCTTCATCCAACCAAGATTACAAACAACTTATTCGTTTTCTAGAGAACTATTGGAACCTTGTTGAGTTACCAAAATGCTAA
- a CDS encoding CHASE domain-containing protein encodes MLTFIKKLSAAFSWLHWLVLACSLILTIAAWQVTLHQTHQKSQVQFDFQVSQLLELVQERMSKYEEALTAGVAAIHMFSAPVNRDSWKTFASQFELSSYFPGVSGIGVIHYIPQKKVPSYLTWQQQSFPSYDMHPIRTAKDYWPITYIEPEEQNRAAVGLDMAHENNRYTAAKLARAKGAPQITGPIILVQDSKQTPGFLFYVPWFDKSKIPEYYGDESDGFLGLVYAPFIVQNLMNGTLDDVKRLINFSIHDGNIPLYDELTHSRETSNHQPMFDEQLEVSMYGRSWVFDFQSSPLFEAQQHSNQPTLILMFGLLVNVMLFVILMILRNGEEKAQDYAKKLSKDLQDRTDSLERASEDLVTRNFALERANRDLDQFAYVASHDLKAPLRGISQLVSWINEDIEAHLTPETKDYSRLLQGRIVRLERLLDDLLSYFRVGRKKDEIQTFSLADNVQETFELLNINNKATLTCDDSIGPFQTLGVPLDLILRNLISNAMKHHDKAHANIKVSGVYQGDHYKFCVEDDGPGIPTELHDKVFELFHTLQPRDSVEGSGMGLSIIKKTLEVYGCHFELHSNSQGGCSFVFTWPTEERLENRRQHES; translated from the coding sequence ATGCTTACTTTTATAAAAAAATTGTCAGCCGCTTTCTCTTGGCTTCATTGGCTTGTTCTTGCTTGCTCTCTAATTCTAACTATTGCCGCATGGCAAGTCACTCTTCATCAAACGCATCAAAAATCTCAAGTCCAATTTGATTTTCAGGTGAGTCAATTACTCGAGCTTGTTCAAGAAAGAATGAGCAAATATGAAGAAGCACTGACTGCGGGCGTAGCAGCAATCCATATGTTTTCGGCCCCAGTTAATCGTGATAGTTGGAAAACGTTTGCTAGTCAATTTGAACTATCATCCTACTTTCCTGGAGTGAGTGGGATAGGTGTAATCCATTATATCCCTCAAAAAAAAGTGCCTAGTTATCTCACTTGGCAACAACAAAGCTTTCCTTCGTACGACATGCACCCTATTCGTACCGCTAAAGATTATTGGCCTATTACGTATATTGAACCAGAAGAACAAAACCGAGCAGCGGTTGGTCTGGATATGGCTCATGAAAACAATCGATATACAGCCGCAAAGTTAGCTCGCGCGAAGGGAGCCCCTCAAATTACGGGGCCAATAATATTGGTTCAAGATTCTAAGCAAACACCTGGTTTCCTTTTTTATGTCCCATGGTTCGATAAGAGCAAAATCCCAGAATATTATGGTGATGAAAGTGATGGCTTTTTAGGGTTGGTTTATGCTCCTTTTATTGTTCAAAACTTAATGAACGGTACGCTTGATGATGTTAAGCGCCTTATCAACTTTAGTATCCATGATGGCAATATTCCGCTCTATGATGAGCTTACACATTCTCGTGAAACCTCGAACCATCAACCTATGTTTGATGAACAGTTGGAAGTCAGTATGTATGGGAGAAGTTGGGTCTTTGATTTTCAATCTTCGCCTTTATTTGAAGCTCAACAGCATAGCAACCAACCAACATTGATCCTGATGTTCGGCCTTCTCGTAAATGTGATGCTGTTTGTTATTCTCATGATATTACGTAACGGGGAAGAGAAAGCTCAAGATTATGCGAAAAAATTAAGTAAAGATTTACAAGATCGGACCGATAGTTTAGAGAGAGCCTCAGAAGATTTAGTAACAAGAAACTTTGCGCTAGAAAGAGCGAATAGAGATCTCGATCAGTTTGCTTACGTCGCATCGCATGATCTAAAAGCACCTCTAAGAGGGATTTCGCAATTGGTATCATGGATCAATGAAGATATTGAGGCGCATCTCACCCCTGAAACAAAGGATTACAGTCGCCTTTTGCAGGGCCGCATTGTCCGTTTAGAAAGGTTACTCGATGACTTACTGTCGTATTTTAGAGTCGGTAGAAAAAAGGATGAGATTCAAACGTTTTCTTTAGCAGACAATGTCCAAGAGACATTCGAGTTATTGAACATAAATAATAAGGCGACCCTTACTTGTGACGATAGCATTGGGCCATTTCAAACGTTGGGCGTCCCGCTCGATTTAATATTGCGAAATTTGATTTCCAACGCGATGAAACATCACGATAAAGCACACGCGAATATTAAGGTTTCTGGTGTTTATCAAGGGGACCATTACAAGTTCTGTGTCGAGGATGATGGGCCTGGAATTCCCACTGAGCTTCATGACAAGGTGTTTGAATTATTCCATACACTACAACCTCGCGACAGCGTCGAAGGAAGTGGCATGGGCTTGTCTATCATCAAAAAAACCTTGGAGGTTTATGGTTGCCATTTCGAATTACACTCTAATTCACAAGGTGGGTGTTCTTTTGTTTTTACCTGGCCCACAGAAGAGCGATTAGAAAATAGGAGGCAACATGAATCATGA
- a CDS encoding sensor domain-containing diguanylate cyclase, translating into MSEKVNLRKLILVLCVFSVMVTLLNAFYSLYQVKRDIIVNTTLDSNRVYAKKMAEMTDVFLDAAMTQLQYSAKTLSDRTNDKRALAEETKRIKNQTKIFNSVVVVNSDGVITSASPETIKVQGIKLTSESSLQSLNAEAPLVTDPFVSPAGNYLISLSYPIFSSQGTYLGYIGGTIYLETVNILGKLLNEHSYEDGSYLYVVDRHGTLIYHPNKSRIGQVITNNRAINTVSKGESGSLDIVSSLGIQMLAGYAPVSQSGWGVVVQRSKQNTLLAVNQQMKEVFITTLPVGGLTLMFIWGFSSFISKPLKQLSMAVKEAGSHSSTVNNVKQIHSWYFEASQLKSSFIKAFGGALETIDMLHTASLTDSMTGLLNRRGLDKAIEGLQSQAIPFSVLALDIDFFKSVNDNFGHDAGDELLKSFAQLMKEQSREQDLLFRSGGEEFIIFLLNSDVQDAFKFAERLRRKVGLYDFAGIGRVTVSIGVAFWGNEQQSIRSTLKEADTALYRAKNNGRNRSELFSND; encoded by the coding sequence ATGTCAGAAAAGGTTAATTTAAGAAAGTTAATTCTAGTCTTGTGTGTATTTTCTGTAATGGTTACTTTATTAAACGCTTTCTATTCACTCTATCAAGTGAAGCGAGATATCATCGTCAATACGACATTAGACTCGAATCGAGTTTATGCTAAAAAGATGGCAGAAATGACGGATGTTTTCCTTGATGCCGCGATGACACAGCTTCAATACAGCGCAAAGACCTTATCTGACCGCACCAATGATAAACGTGCGTTGGCAGAAGAAACGAAACGAATCAAAAATCAAACAAAGATATTTAACTCTGTGGTGGTTGTCAACTCTGATGGCGTGATCACGTCGGCTTCTCCCGAGACGATTAAAGTACAAGGGATCAAACTGACGAGTGAAAGCTCCCTTCAATCATTAAATGCCGAAGCCCCTTTGGTAACGGATCCTTTCGTGTCTCCTGCAGGTAACTATCTTATTAGTCTGTCATACCCTATTTTTTCGAGCCAAGGGACTTATCTTGGTTATATCGGTGGGACTATTTATCTAGAAACAGTGAATATCTTAGGGAAGTTGTTGAATGAACATAGTTATGAGGATGGCTCGTACCTTTACGTTGTGGACCGGCATGGAACGTTGATTTATCACCCAAATAAATCAAGGATCGGTCAAGTAATCACAAACAATCGCGCAATCAATACTGTATCAAAGGGAGAAAGTGGCAGTCTAGATATTGTGAGCTCTTTGGGTATTCAAATGTTGGCAGGATATGCTCCTGTCTCTCAGTCTGGTTGGGGCGTAGTTGTTCAGAGATCGAAACAAAATACTCTATTGGCAGTGAATCAACAAATGAAAGAAGTGTTCATCACAACGCTTCCTGTTGGGGGGCTGACATTAATGTTTATTTGGGGTTTTTCTAGCTTTATATCCAAACCGTTAAAACAATTATCCATGGCTGTAAAAGAGGCGGGTAGCCATTCAAGTACGGTGAACAACGTAAAGCAAATCCACTCTTGGTATTTTGAAGCCTCACAACTTAAGAGTAGCTTTATCAAAGCCTTTGGGGGCGCGCTTGAGACGATAGACATGCTTCATACCGCAAGTTTAACGGATTCGATGACGGGTTTATTAAACAGAAGAGGCTTAGATAAAGCGATTGAGGGATTACAATCTCAAGCTATCCCATTTTCGGTTCTCGCATTGGACATTGATTTTTTTAAATCGGTCAACGATAACTTTGGCCATGATGCTGGTGATGAGTTATTAAAAAGTTTTGCGCAATTGATGAAGGAGCAATCGAGAGAACAAGACTTGCTGTTTCGTTCTGGTGGAGAAGAGTTTATTATTTTTTTACTCAATTCCGATGTTCAAGATGCTTTTAAATTTGCAGAACGGTTACGTAGAAAGGTGGGGCTATACGACTTTGCGGGTATAGGAAGAGTTACGGTTTCTATTGGTGTTGCTTTTTGGGGCAACGAGCAACAATCCATTCGCTCGACGTTAAAAGAAGCGGATACGGCCTTATATCGTGCAAAGAATAACGGCAGAAACCGCTCTGAGCTTTTCAGTAATGATTAA
- a CDS encoding HPP family protein, translating into MSNVKRLLNFCYLTIPIFFASFIVAGLASYGHVTPTTPLLIASIGASITIIFVVPSSPMGKTWPLIGGHLVSALIGLSLSAVFDNIIILFTLTITCTIMVMIALKCVHPPGVATALIPVLSQTSNPVDVCFLLDPVLLNVIPLAFSGIVYRKWMASKSSKTPQHSSNSALSAHDKSSFYFDELHEVLENRNDWLDVDERTIDEIFKQTHLLALEHNNQKLTCEHVMTSEILTLDENDSVYDGLKILQKTKFSAIPIVNIDQKIVGIFSLVDFLLYVEHRKINSFVGLYLLAKKRTSKTIGQYMKRNPVSMHKDQHIARLIPYLTSGFHHIPIINDSEQLIGMITQSDLIEFLYNLKQK; encoded by the coding sequence ATGTCGAACGTGAAGCGTTTACTCAATTTTTGCTATCTTACTATTCCCATATTTTTTGCTTCATTCATTGTTGCCGGATTAGCAAGCTATGGTCATGTTACTCCAACGACCCCTTTATTGATTGCTTCTATAGGCGCTTCAATCACAATTATCTTTGTGGTTCCTAGTAGTCCAATGGGTAAGACGTGGCCTTTAATTGGTGGGCATTTAGTTTCTGCATTGATAGGACTCAGTTTATCTGCGGTGTTTGATAACATCATAATATTGTTCACACTGACGATAACCTGCACCATTATGGTTATGATTGCATTGAAATGTGTTCATCCTCCAGGGGTTGCTACTGCGCTTATTCCTGTGTTGAGTCAGACATCGAACCCGGTTGATGTTTGTTTTTTGCTCGATCCGGTTTTGCTCAATGTTATTCCTTTAGCATTCTCTGGTATTGTTTATCGTAAATGGATGGCGAGTAAATCTTCAAAGACGCCTCAACATTCATCAAACTCCGCACTTTCTGCTCATGACAAATCATCGTTCTATTTTGATGAATTGCACGAAGTTCTTGAAAATAGAAATGATTGGTTGGATGTTGATGAAAGAACGATCGATGAGATTTTTAAACAAACGCATTTGCTCGCCTTAGAGCACAATAATCAAAAACTAACTTGTGAACACGTCATGACGAGTGAAATTTTGACTCTTGACGAAAATGACTCTGTCTACGATGGACTCAAGATACTTCAGAAAACGAAGTTTAGTGCTATTCCAATCGTTAACATCGATCAGAAAATTGTAGGTATATTTTCTCTGGTCGACTTTTTACTCTATGTTGAACATAGAAAAATTAATTCTTTTGTTGGTTTATATCTTCTAGCGAAGAAAAGAACATCTAAGACCATTGGTCAATATATGAAAAGAAATCCAGTTTCAATGCACAAGGACCAACATATTGCACGTTTGATACCTTATTTAACTTCAGGCTTTCACCACATACCAATTATAAACGATAGTGAGCAGTTAATAGGGATGATCACACAGTCAGATCTGATCGAATTTTTGTATAACTTAAAACAAAAATAG
- a CDS encoding diguanylate cyclase domain-containing protein produces the protein MQADLNIIAEFEKKIAELEKENADLKRHNARLQEKLNAALDSNGLCLWEHHVPSGQLTIFNMEWGKMLGYQPHELTATFDTWKNNLHPDDYHQAMKAFEEHLSGNCDLYEVVYRMTHKDGSDSYVYDRGRVVEFDTNGVPLRIMGTHIDITKEKRFEQQLATLASTDRLTGLFNRQAIEQRFREMKSADTLVKAAMIFIDIDNFKAVNDTLGHQAGDQLLSFIAQRLGTLASDVASLTSDLAKSSSEPAQIGRIGGDEFVVLFPDMEPDQVTHFCEELLQKAVPESNQMLTGVAIGMSIGVCFFNQGDHHFDDVYQQSDLAMYQIKKNGKNGVKILHL, from the coding sequence ATGCAAGCCGATTTGAACATCATTGCCGAATTTGAAAAAAAAATTGCAGAACTCGAAAAAGAGAATGCTGATCTCAAACGACATAATGCTCGCCTGCAAGAAAAGTTGAATGCCGCACTCGACAGTAATGGCTTGTGTTTGTGGGAGCACCATGTCCCTTCAGGACAACTCACTATCTTTAATATGGAGTGGGGAAAAATGCTCGGTTACCAACCGCACGAGCTGACTGCAACGTTTGATACTTGGAAAAATAACTTACACCCTGATGATTATCACCAGGCCATGAAAGCTTTTGAAGAGCACCTGTCGGGGAACTGTGATTTGTATGAGGTCGTTTACCGGATGACCCATAAAGATGGCAGTGATAGCTATGTGTATGATAGAGGTCGTGTTGTCGAATTTGATACCAATGGAGTTCCGCTTAGAATTATGGGTACGCACATCGATATCACCAAAGAAAAACGTTTTGAACAACAGTTAGCGACTTTGGCCTCTACCGATAGGTTGACGGGTTTATTTAATAGACAAGCCATCGAACAACGTTTTCGTGAGATGAAAAGCGCGGATACATTAGTCAAAGCGGCGATGATCTTTATTGATATCGACAACTTTAAAGCGGTCAATGATACTTTAGGCCATCAGGCGGGCGACCAGCTGTTGAGTTTTATTGCTCAGCGCTTAGGTACGCTAGCCTCTGACGTCGCTTCTCTAACTTCTGATTTAGCTAAATCATCCTCTGAACCGGCGCAAATCGGACGAATTGGCGGAGATGAGTTTGTCGTTTTGTTTCCCGATATGGAACCAGACCAAGTCACTCACTTTTGTGAAGAGTTGTTGCAAAAGGCGGTACCTGAAAGCAATCAAATGCTGACGGGTGTCGCCATTGGAATGAGTATCGGTGTGTGTTTCTTTAACCAAGGTGATCATCACTTTGATGACGTTTACCAGCAATCTGATTTGGCTATGTATCAAATTAAGAAGAACGGTAAAAATGGAGTGAAAATCCTGCACCTTTGA
- the gdhA gene encoding NADP-specific glutamate dehydrogenase, giving the protein MQHIHNTIVSLQHSSPAQKEFYQAVEEVLSSLTPVIESNRQYQEQAIIQRIVEPERQIIFRVPWVDDAGNVQVNKGYRIEFNSALGPYKGGLRFHPSVNASVIKFLGFEQIFKNALTGLPIGGGKGGSNFDPKDKSDGEIMRFCQSFMNELYRHIGPVTDVPAGDIGVGAREIGYMFGQYKRLTGRYEGVLTGKSLLWGGSLGRKEATGYGAVYFAEYMLNDRQDTLKGKTCLVSGAGNVAIYAIEKLYHIGALPVTCSDSRGTIYHEKGIDLELLKELKEVKRCSLEEYLSTYPEAVYTPVDDYPLDGHATWRYQADAAFPCATQNELTLADAQALMSNGCRLICEGANMPTTQEAANAIVDSKIAYGPAKAANAGGVATSQLEMAQNASMQKWTFEKVDSHLQVIMKNIFTSANETSKEFGQPGNLVLGANIAGFRKVADAMIEQGVV; this is encoded by the coding sequence ATGCAACATATACACAATACGATTGTTTCATTACAACACAGTAGCCCCGCACAAAAAGAGTTTTATCAAGCGGTAGAAGAGGTTCTATCTTCTCTTACACCGGTTATCGAAAGCAATCGTCAATATCAAGAACAAGCGATTATTCAAAGAATTGTAGAGCCTGAAAGGCAGATCATTTTTCGTGTACCTTGGGTTGATGATGCCGGAAACGTGCAAGTCAATAAAGGCTATCGCATAGAGTTTAACTCGGCATTAGGCCCATACAAAGGAGGGCTAAGGTTTCACCCATCAGTAAACGCTAGTGTTATTAAGTTCCTTGGTTTTGAGCAAATATTTAAAAACGCACTGACGGGATTACCTATTGGTGGCGGCAAAGGTGGCTCTAATTTTGATCCCAAAGACAAATCTGATGGTGAAATCATGCGTTTTTGTCAATCTTTCATGAACGAACTATATCGTCATATTGGCCCTGTTACTGATGTGCCGGCAGGTGACATCGGTGTCGGTGCTCGTGAAATTGGCTATATGTTTGGTCAATACAAGCGTTTAACCGGTCGTTACGAAGGTGTGTTAACTGGTAAAAGTTTACTCTGGGGGGGCTCTCTTGGGCGCAAAGAAGCGACTGGGTATGGCGCCGTTTACTTTGCCGAATACATGCTTAATGATCGTCAAGATACGCTGAAAGGTAAAACGTGTCTGGTATCTGGTGCTGGTAACGTTGCGATTTACGCTATCGAAAAGCTTTATCATATTGGAGCACTTCCAGTAACTTGCAGTGATTCTCGCGGGACGATCTATCATGAGAAGGGCATCGATCTTGAGTTACTGAAAGAGCTCAAAGAAGTGAAGCGCTGCTCCTTAGAAGAGTACTTAAGTACTTATCCTGAAGCGGTCTATACTCCAGTCGATGATTATCCTCTTGATGGCCATGCAACATGGCGTTATCAAGCGGACGCTGCATTTCCGTGCGCAACACAAAATGAACTTACTTTAGCCGATGCGCAAGCGCTTATGAGTAACGGTTGTCGATTGATCTGTGAAGGAGCGAATATGCCAACCACTCAAGAAGCGGCGAATGCAATTGTTGATTCCAAAATTGCGTACGGTCCTGCTAAAGCGGCAAACGCAGGCGGTGTTGCGACCAGTCAACTTGAAATGGCGCAAAATGCCAGTATGCAAAAATGGACGTTTGAAAAGGTAGATTCTCATCTACAAGTCATAATGAAGAACATTTTCACCAGTGCGAATGAGACCAGTAAAGAGTTTGGACAACCTGGTAACTTGGTACTCGGTGCGAATATTGCGGGGTTTAGAAAAGTTGCTGATGCAATGATCGAGCAAGGCGTTGTTTAA
- a CDS encoding GreA/GreB family elongation factor has product MEDIYPYENFDIKRRANIGDRVKFFDEERNKSYQIILVSNKKSNPNDGLISIYSYLGSSIFRLSENDNFELYIFGEKRKYKIKNISHEKTINNKR; this is encoded by the coding sequence ATGGAAGATATCTATCCATATGAAAATTTCGATATAAAGAGAAGAGCAAACATTGGAGATAGAGTTAAATTCTTTGATGAAGAAAGAAATAAAAGCTATCAAATAATTTTAGTTTCAAATAAAAAAAGCAACCCAAACGATGGTTTAATTTCAATTTATTCATACTTGGGTTCTTCTATTTTTAGATTATCCGAAAACGATAATTTTGAATTGTATATTTTTGGAGAAAAAAGGAAGTATAAAATAAAAAACATTTCACACGAGAAAACAATTAATAACAAAAGATAA
- the yciA gene encoding acyl-CoA thioester hydrolase YciA translates to MRTSVNTKQKPKGQLLLRTLSMPADTNANGDIFGGWIMSQLDLAGAILAQEISGGRIATVSVSSITFKKPVKVGDVVCCYGECVKTGRTSMSIDLEVWVKPIQEDNVNMRFQVCSANFNYVAIDLAGKPRPILKNDVAN, encoded by the coding sequence TTGCGTACTTCAGTAAATACCAAACAAAAGCCTAAAGGGCAGCTTCTTTTACGTACTCTTTCAATGCCCGCAGACACTAATGCGAATGGTGATATTTTTGGGGGATGGATAATGTCACAGCTAGATTTAGCTGGAGCAATTCTAGCTCAAGAAATATCAGGAGGACGAATAGCAACAGTTTCAGTATCAAGCATCACTTTTAAAAAGCCAGTAAAGGTCGGTGATGTTGTTTGCTGTTATGGTGAGTGCGTTAAAACGGGTAGAACATCAATGTCAATTGATTTGGAAGTTTGGGTCAAACCGATTCAAGAAGATAATGTTAATATGCGATTCCAAGTTTGTTCGGCAAATTTTAATTATGTGGCTATAGATTTAGCAGGGAAACCAAGACCGATTCTGAAAAATGATGTTGCTAATTAA
- a CDS encoding methyl-accepting chemotaxis protein: MFFTKKQKPEIKPSHSDNVYQSLKKHVAWIEFTPEGVIQDASAPFLTLVGYSLDEVKGQHHKMLCTDSYIRSSLYQSFWRDLANGVSKEGTFERVNKQGDTVVLEATYLPIKNSDGRVTGVAKLASDITEINEQNKKNDALFSALDKSQAIIEFDPEGTILTANSNFLNVLGYQESQVVGKHHRMFCFEEFYDNNPHFWQELQKGQVKSGLFQRRNSNGASIWIEASYNPIMNEAGKVVKIVKLASNITDRIERSHAIAEASEVAYSTSLETAQIALEGSKLLADSVEVSLTVSQQAASTSQKVHSLNGSSKSIQNIVATIQEIAARTNLLALNAAIEAARAGEYGRGFAVVADEVRQLASRTSDSTNEIIKVVEENQQLINEVTNMMTEMSSITEEGNAKITEVSTVMDEIHKGAENVSSTVMNLSNSQH; encoded by the coding sequence GTGTTTTTTACTAAGAAGCAAAAGCCAGAGATAAAACCTAGCCATTCCGACAATGTTTATCAGTCTTTAAAAAAGCATGTTGCATGGATCGAGTTTACCCCTGAAGGCGTCATCCAAGATGCCAGTGCGCCCTTTTTAACGCTGGTCGGGTACTCATTAGATGAGGTAAAAGGGCAGCACCACAAAATGCTCTGTACGGATAGCTATATTCGCTCTTCGCTTTATCAAAGCTTTTGGCGAGATCTTGCCAATGGTGTCTCAAAAGAAGGCACGTTCGAGAGAGTAAATAAGCAAGGTGACACGGTTGTTCTAGAAGCGACCTATTTACCGATCAAAAATTCAGATGGTCGTGTCACTGGCGTAGCAAAACTGGCTTCTGATATCACAGAGATCAACGAGCAAAACAAAAAAAATGATGCGTTGTTTTCTGCCTTAGACAAGTCACAAGCGATTATTGAATTTGATCCTGAAGGGACAATACTGACCGCCAATTCAAACTTTTTAAATGTATTGGGTTACCAAGAAAGTCAAGTCGTTGGAAAACATCATCGCATGTTCTGTTTTGAGGAGTTTTATGACAATAATCCTCACTTCTGGCAAGAGTTGCAAAAAGGACAAGTAAAGTCGGGGCTTTTTCAACGTCGCAACTCTAACGGAGCAAGCATCTGGATTGAGGCCAGCTACAACCCTATCATGAATGAAGCAGGCAAGGTCGTGAAAATCGTCAAGCTTGCCAGCAACATAACGGATCGCATTGAACGCAGCCATGCGATTGCTGAAGCTTCAGAGGTAGCCTACTCTACATCACTAGAAACGGCGCAAATAGCACTAGAAGGATCGAAACTGCTTGCCGATTCGGTAGAGGTCTCTTTAACGGTATCCCAACAAGCGGCCAGTACCTCTCAAAAGGTGCATTCACTCAATGGCAGCTCGAAAAGCATTCAAAATATTGTCGCTACAATTCAAGAGATCGCAGCGAGAACGAATTTATTGGCACTCAACGCCGCCATCGAAGCCGCAAGAGCCGGTGAATACGGGAGAGGCTTTGCCGTTGTCGCTGACGAAGTAAGACAACTCGCGTCTCGAACTTCAGACTCGACAAACGAAATAATCAAAGTCGTCGAAGAAAATCAGCAACTCATCAACGAGGTGACCAATATGATGACCGAAATGTCATCAATTACGGAAGAAGGCAATGCCAAGATTACCGAAGTCTCGACCGTCATGGATGAGATCCATAAAGGTGCAGAGAATGTTTCGAGCACGGTGATGAATCTTTCTAATAGCCAACATTAA